One genomic segment of Sminthopsis crassicaudata isolate SCR6 chromosome 2, ASM4859323v1, whole genome shotgun sequence includes these proteins:
- the LOC141558628 gene encoding bone morphogenetic protein 2-like: MPAQVSLAFSPKWALPLGTMGVALLWKSLLFLLCCSGILSTPHRSWKMKMLIDEMEYLFNMEELDHKSGNPRRPPTFMTNLFRRVAHPSGISKTEGILIGNTVRSFEEKVHINHSHFFFNLSSVGKYEKILRAELHVFKFRQSQKLLNEDKPLHYSRVEVHELLGSTPEAERGSLLKSRNLSLRSEGWLVFDVTQTVNDWIHGNLSHRSFLVLTTKNVGPPLNYNYHRTDRKWKNNENRNSLLVLFTQNEDQGPLRNGYMAPPMMFGLDGQMNSSYLESLEVPELPPNLNNSHGTRKARSITKNESIPKGCQKAPLYVDFEKIGWSKWVISPKGYQANYCRGKCLFPLGHGAEASNHACFLSFVVRFKLDPNVSRPSCVPRKLNSINLLYYDDFNNVVLKQYKDMVADSCSCQ; the protein is encoded by the exons ATGCCTGCTCAAGTCTCTCTGGCTTTCTCCCCTAAATGGGCTTTGCCCTTGGGCACAATGGGGGTAGCCTTGCTTTGGAAGAGCCTCCTATTCCTTCTTTGCTGCTCAGGGATCCTCTCCACACCACACAGGAGTTGGAAGATGAAAATGTTAATCGATGAGATGGAGTATCTCTTTAATATGGAGGAATTGGACCACAAATCTGGAAATCCCCGGAGACCCCCCACATTCATGACTAATTTATTCCGTCGGGTGGCTCACCCCAGTGGTATCAGCAAGACTGAAGGCATCCTGATAGGAAACACCGTGAGAAGTTTTGAGGAGAAAG TGCATAtcaatcattctcattttttcttcaacCTCTCTTCTGTTGgcaaatatgaaaagatattaaGAGCTGAACTCCATGTATTTAAATTCAGACAATCACAAAAGCTCCTGAATGAAGACAAGCCTCTTCATTATAGTAGA GTGGAAGTCCATGAGCTTTTAGGTTCCACACCAGAGGCTGAGCGAGGTAGTCTCCTTAAATCCAGGAATCTGTCTCTGAGATCAGAAGGCTGGCTGGTGTTTGATGTCACCCAGACG GTAAATGATTGGATTCATGGGAATCTGTCTCACAGAAGCTTTTTGGTACTCACCACAAAGAATGTCGGCCCACCCTTGAATTATAATTACCATAGAACTGATCGGAAGTGGAAGAATAATGAGAACAGAAATTCTTTACTTGTTCTTTTCACCCAAAACGAAGACCAGGGACCTCTCAGAAATGGATACATGGCGCCCCCAATGA TGTTTGGGTTGGATGGACAGATGAATTCCAGCTATTTGGAATCTCTTGAAGTTCCTGAGTTGCCTCCGAACCTCAACAATAGCCATGGTACCCGGAAGGCCAGAAGCATCACTAAGAATGAATCTATTCCAAAGGGCTGCCAGAAGGCTCCTCTCTATGTTGATTTTGAGAAAATAGGATGGTCAAAATGGGTCATTTCACCCAAAGGATACCAAGCCAACTACTGCAGGGGAAAATGTTTATTTCCCTTGGGCCATGGGGCAGAGGCCTCTAATCATGCATGTTTCTTGTCCTTTGTAGTTCGCTTCAAGCTAGACCCAAATGTCTCTAGGCCCTCTTGTGTCCCTAGAAAACTCAATTCCATCAATCTTTTGTATTATGATGATTTTAACAATGTAGTCCTCAAACAGTATAAAGATATGGTGGCTGATAGCTGCAGCTGCCAATAA